The Haloarcula halophila nucleotide sequence ACCACGCCGACCGTAGAGATGGAGGGTGCCGGTGTCGGCGACGATATCCTCACCGGGACGCCAGCGGTCGAGCGGATCGACCGCGCTGCCGTCGTCACCGGCGAGGACGGCTGGCGGTTCCTCCTGACAGTCTCGGTCTCGAACCCGACCGACCAGCCCTACGAACTCCGACTGCGCGCGGTTCAGACCAGGGACGGCGCGACGGTTCCCGGTAGCGCGACGACTGGGACGGTCCCGGCCGGTGGCAACGGAACCGTCACCGGGGCGTGGGTACTTCCGAAAGGCCACCAGCCAGACGCCGTGAGGGCGACGGCGGTCACACGGAACGACACCGGGACCCGGACAACGAACGACACCGTCGATCTGGGATCGATCCAGGTCTCGAACGGCTGACTCCACTCACCCGGTTTTCACCGGAGACATCGCTCGCGCTGTCGCCGGATCGTTCCGATGCAGTCCGTGATCTCGGCCAACGCGGGACAGGTCTCCGCACGATCGTCGTAGAGGAACCCGACCAGACTGTCGGCGTCGACGCCGGAGAGGCGGCCTGACGAACGCCGGTGGAGGAGCCGTTGACGCTGTGTCGCCAACTGTTCACAGTCCGCTTCGAGGCGTTCCAGTTCCGCGTCGTACTGCCCGAGCTGGGCACTTTCGGTCGCGTCACCGATCGATTCGCCGATGACTGCAGCCCGGGATTCGATCTCGGAGAGTGTCTCCCGTATCTCTTCGAGAGCGGCACGTTCGGTTTCGAGCCTCTCCCCGAACTCCTCGCGTTCGGTCATCGCTCGTTCCCCGGCGGCGATAATCGTCTCTCGAAGAACGGGCGTCAACTGCTGGCCGTCGAGGAGCTGTGTCGCGACCGCCGTGCCGAACTCCGCGGCCAGGCTCTCGGCCAGTGACTCCCCGTAGACGGTTTCGTAGTGTGGAACCGCCATAACCGTCTCCTCGTACGCGTCGCGGACCGACCGCAGCCCGTTCGACTGGAGCTGTTGTCCACCGGTCGAGACGGCCATCGTGTCACCGCCGACTGCCGTCCCGTGGGCTGTCTGTTCAGGGCTCAGCTCCCGCGTCCGTGTCGTGAACCGACTGAACGCCTGCCGTTCGTCGGCCACGTACGTGATCTCACGGTCGACTGTCTCGATCGCAGTTTCGATCCGGTTGTGGGTCGTTCGTGGCATGGGCATTGTCCGATCGGAGCGCAGTTTCCGAAGCTCCGGGGCACCCCGAAGGGCGTTACGAACGACAACTGCGGGGACATCGTTGTTCGTTGCTATGTGAGCTATATACCTCCCCATGGAGATACGTAGTCAGGACGATGCCGACCGTTCGGACGACAGGGGACGCTTAACCTGGGTCCGACAGGCGGAATCACTCGGTGTGAGCGGGTCTGGATCGAATACGGTACCGTTTCGTGGAACTGGTGTCGTCACTCCGACCGCAGTCGTCCGTGCACGTCGATCTCGCCGTTCCGAACCCGCGTGCTACTGATCCGCGTGCCGTCTTCGGCGACGATAAAGGGTGGCGTGTGGATCTCCAGGGGGTCGAGATCGCTCTCGACGCGGCGCTCGTTGAGTTCGTACGCCCGCCGCTGGGCCTTCGCCTCCGGGGAGACGATCAACGCATCGAGGTCCGATCGCGTTGCGGCCGGACCCAGCGGCGACGAGAGTTCGACGATCTCGAAAGAACTCGTGTAGGCGGCGCCGATCCGATCCAGTTCCGCTTCCAGCGCATCGTAACGGTCGGCGAACGAACCGAGCGTGTCGGCGTGGTCCGGATCGCTTCGCGTCTGTCGGGCGAGTTCGGTCCCGGTGAGGCCGACGACGACGTGGCCCGCTCCCGGCCCGTCGTGGCTCGCGGTCTGAAACGCCTTGTGGAGCAAGGCTCGATGCCCGTTGTGGATCGGAGTGAAGGTTCCACCCAGGATCGCAGTCCGCTCGGATGCGCCCATGTTCGCTGCTTGACGGCGATCGACGTATGTGTATCGGCGATCTCGGCCCTCCGACCCTGGTCCCCGACCGATATATATATTCGCGTCCCATCAGTCCCTGGTGGGAGAGCATGACTCACACGATAGAGATCAGTGACGAACTCAGCGAGCGGCTAGAGCGACACCTCGACGAGGACGAGACCTACGAGGAACTCATCGCGGAACTGGTTTCGATGTACGAGACGGAGGGAACGTTCCTCCAAGAAGGGTACTCAGAGTAGCCTCGCAAGCAGCGACCACACTGCCCTCGATGTGGGTCGAGCGGTCGAGAGCGTCTCCGTAGATGCGACTACCCGTTCCGCCTGTGTGGGGGTGTCCGGGGCGACAGCCCGACGAACGGATCGTGCGTCCAGAGACACACCTCTATCGAAGTGTATTCGCCGTTCCCGTCCCCGGGTACGAACGGTCCGTGGACGGTGCAGCGGGGAGTCCGCGGTGGCTTCCCAGTGGGTGTAGTCTGGTTCGGTGTCAGTCGTCCGCGTCCGCCTGTTCGGCCCGCGGAACCGTGACGGACGTGAGCTGTGATTCGATCTCGTCGCGCCGGTCCCCGAACGATCCCGGAAGAACGAGCCGTTCACCCAGCTCCGACAGCGGTTCGTCGCTCGTGTATCCGGGTCCGCTCGTCGCGAGTTCGAAGAGGACGCCGCCGAACTCACGGAAGTAG carries:
- a CDS encoding phosphopantetheine adenylyltransferase, with amino-acid sequence MGASERTAILGGTFTPIHNGHRALLHKAFQTASHDGPGAGHVVVGLTGTELARQTRSDPDHADTLGSFADRYDALEAELDRIGAAYTSSFEIVELSSPLGPAATRSDLDALIVSPEAKAQRRAYELNERRVESDLDPLEIHTPPFIVAEDGTRISSTRVRNGEIDVHGRLRSE
- a CDS encoding DUF7260 family protein, translating into MPRTTHNRIETAIETVDREITYVADERQAFSRFTTRTRELSPEQTAHGTAVGGDTMAVSTGGQQLQSNGLRSVRDAYEETVMAVPHYETVYGESLAESLAAEFGTAVATQLLDGQQLTPVLRETIIAAGERAMTEREEFGERLETERAALEEIRETLSEIESRAAVIGESIGDATESAQLGQYDAELERLEADCEQLATQRQRLLHRRSSGRLSGVDADSLVGFLYDDRAETCPALAEITDCIGTIRRQRERCLR
- a CDS encoding DUF7557 family protein — its product is MTHTIEISDELSERLERHLDEDETYEELIAELVSMYETEGTFLQEGYSE